AAAGCGGGCAGGGTTTTGGATTAAGTATACAAAAGGTTTCAAAGTCTTTAGCATATTCTTTGGGTAAAATAACCAAATTTGCTTGTGCGTAGCCTAAGGCCATGCCTGAAGTTTGTTCTTTTATCTCACCTTTTGCGATTTTTTCTCTTAGTTGTTTTGGATTCATTTTTATCCTTAAATCAAATTTTCAAAATCAAGATTGATTTTTTTATCCAAAATCTTAAATCTTTCTTCCTTTTGTTTATAGAGTTCTAAAGCATTTTGCATGCTAATGTTTTCAAATTTAAAATTTGTTCCTAATTTCGCTTGTGCAAGCAAAGGCAAGTCATTTTCTATAACAGAGGCTATTTTTGTATAACCTCCAGTGCTTTGTCTTCCTGCCATTAAAATGATAGGTAGGCCATTTTTTGGCACTTGAATACTTCCAAAAACCGCAGGATCTGAAATAATATCGGCCGAATTTTTATGTTCTATCATAGCTTGAGCTTCTGCATAGATTGCCATTCTATCGCTTTTTAAGCCTATCTTATAACTAGTATTTAAAAAGGTATTTAAGCCATTTTGCGTAAAAGCATCATCGTTTGTGCCTAAAACAACACGGATAGTGGGTTCTTTAGCAAACTGAAAAACAGGATTTTCACATTCTCTTTTTGATAGATTAAAAGGGATAAAGCTGTTATTTAGTTCTAATACATCATCCTTTTGTAAAGCTTTTCCATTAAATATCCCAACACCCATTTTTACATCGCTTGATTTTGAATTTAAAAAGCTTTTTATCTTAAATCCACCCGCTACGCATAGATAGCCTCGAAAACCTATTTTTGCTAAACCAAGTTCTAAAACATCACCCTTTTTTGCTTGATAAACTTTACAAGTTTGAATTTTTTTATTGTTTAATTTAGCTTCAAATTCTGCCCCGCTTAATACAAAATAGCTTTCATCTAAAAATTCGTATTTTCCACCTTTTAAACAAAGCTCAAGTCCTGCTTCATCTTGTTTATTTCCAAGTAAGATATTTGCAATCCTTAAAGAAAGTTCATCCATCACACCGCTTCTTGCTATGCCTAATTTAGCATAATTTTTACGCCCAAGATCTTGTATGGTGGAATTTATAGAAGCTTCAATGACTTTTATACTCATAAATTTCCTTTTGATAGACCTTTTTTAAAACCTGTTCTTTAATATCGTAAAATTCATCTTTTGAAATGGCTTTAAATTTTAAAAACATTCCTGCTTTTAAAAGTGTAGGATTTTTTTCGTCTTCTTTATTGAAAAATTCTAAAGGAGTTCTAGCAATGATTTGCCAACCGCCTGGGCTTGAAATCGGATAAACTCCTGTTTGCTTATCGGCAATACCTACACTTCCTGCCTCAATTTTGGTTCTAGGGCTTGCGAGTCTTGGGGTAAAAAGTCTTTCATCAAGTCCTCCAAGATAAGGAAAACCGGCCATAAATCCTAGCATAAAAACAAGATAATAGGGCTTTGTATGAAGATTTATCAATTCTTCCTTGGAAAGATTATGATACTTGCATACAAATTCTAAATCAAGCCCAAATTCTTCATCATAACAAAGTGGAACTTCGATACAAAGATTGGATTTTTTATCCGTTATTTTAATATCCTTTTTGATTTTTTCTAAAAAATCGAGTAAAGAATTCAAGGATAATACGCAAGGATTAAAATAAATAAGCAAGCTAGAATAAGCACTTACAAGCTCATCTATGCCATAAATTTCATTTTCATTTATACCTTTTTGAATTCTAGCCTCAGTGCTTAAAACCAAAGCGTTGATTTGAGGCGAAATTTCTTGTTTAAAGCGCAAAAGCACTGCTTTGCTTCCACTAAAATGTATGCTAAACATTTTATATTAACTTTATCATAGAAAGTATAGATAAATAAGACATTAAAGCCACGATCAAAAGTCCAAAAGCACTCATCCATTTGGGATGCTTATAGTCTCCAACTATGCTTTTTTTATGTGCTGCAATTATCATTATAAATAGGGTAATAGGCAAAATCCAACCATTGATTGTTCCAACGATGATTAATATACTTGCAGGAGATTTTCCAAGTATATAAAAAACTAAAGTTGAAACAATAATGAAAAAAATTACCACAAAGCGGTTATATTTTTCAATCCAAGGATGAAAAGATCTTATAAAAGATACAGAAGTGTAAGCAGCTCCAATAACTGATGAAATAGCAGCTAAAAAGAGCACTATGCCAAAGATTTTTAAGCCCAAATCTCCTAAAGCATGATGAAATACCGAACCAGCAGGATTTTCTTTATCCAGTATGAAACCAGAGCTAACTACCCCTAAAACTGCTAAAAATAAAATCACACGCATGATTCCTGTGATAATGATTCCGCTTACTGCGGCTTTATTAATATAGTTTAAATTTTCTTTTCCATAAAGCTTTGCATCTATAAGTCTGTGCGCGCCCGAAAATACTATGTATCCACCTACCGTTCCGCCTACTAAGGTTACTATAGAAATAACATCAATTTGTGTAGGCATGAATGTTCTAAAAAGAGCTTCGCCAATAGGAGGTTTTGAAGCAAAGGCTACATAAGCAGTAAGGATAATCATCACAAAACCTGCTAAAACGATGAATTTATCCATCAATTCCCCAGCTTTTTTAAAGATAAAAATACCAATAGCAATAATGGCGCTAATAATTGCTGCGTTTTCTACGCTAATGCCTAATACTATATTTAATCCAAGTCCAGCTCCTGCTATGTTTCCTATATTAAAGAAAAAGCCACCTAGTGCAATTAAAAAAGCTACAAAATAGCCCAAATTAGGTAAAACCATATTGGCTACTTCAGTTCCTCTTTTTCCGCTTATCCCTATAATGCGCCAAATATTAAGTTGTGCTCCTATATCCAAAATAATAGAAACAAGTATCACAAAACCAAAACTAGCCAACAAGCTTCCTGTAAATGTTGCTGTTTGGGTTAAAAATCCAGGGCCAATGGCAGAGGTTGCCATCAAAAAAGCAGCGCCCAAAAGAGCGGTTTTGTTTATCATTTTTATCCTTTCTTATAGTTTTTAATTTATAAAATCATTTAAGGCTTTTATTTGAATTTGTTCTTTTGTTAAATTTTCTTTGATTTTTTTAACAAATTCTAATGCTTTTATGCCATCTCCATGCACGCAAATACTATCAGCTTTTAAATCAACTTCTTTGCCATTTATGCTTGTAACCTTGCTTTCTTTTATCATTTTTATCACGCGTTTTATCGCTAAATCTTCATCTGTGATTACCGCACCTTCAAGTTTTCTTGAAACCAAAGTACCATCATCATTATAAGCACGATCGGCAAAGACTTCGTTTGCGTATTTTAGACCTTTTTTCTTTGCAGCTTCATTCATAGCAGAATTACTAAGTCCTAAGAAAATAATACCATCATCAAAACTAGCCACTGCTTCGCAAAGTGCTAGAGCTAGATTTTCATCTATTGCAGCCATATTATAAAGTGCACCATGGGCTTTAAAATGTTGTATTTTCATACCTTTTGCTTTGGCAAAAGCAAATAAAGCTCCCAATTGATATAAAGCATAATTTTTAGCTTCTTCAAAGCTTACTTGCATATTGCGTCTTCCAAAACCCAAAAGATCAGGGTAAGATGGGTGTGCTCCTATACAAACATTATTTTGCTTGGCTAAATTTAAGGTTTTATCCATCACGCAAGGATCGCCTGCATGAAATCCACAAGCGACATTTGCAGAGCTAACAAATTTTAAAATTTCTTCATCCATACCCATTTTATAGGCGCCAAAGCTTTCTCCTAGATCACTATTTAAATCTACCTTAAACATTTTTTACCTTATTTGTTTAATATAATCTTAACTTTTATTGTATCTTTTTTTTAATTAGGCTAAGAATGATATCCTTTTAAAAAATGCAAATTTTACAAAAAATATAAACTTTATTACAAATTGTAATAAATATGAAATTAGTAAATTTGTGAATATTTTTATTGTTTTTTTGTCAATATTGTATTATCCATAGGATTTTTTTAAAATTTTCAATCCATAGAAGAACATTATTTTTTTAGATCAGAAAAAAAACTAGCCAATGTTTTATTTCAGTTGGCTTATTTTTATACTTTTATATGTATCATTTTTTTACCACTTAAAAATTTTTATTATGAATTAGCTAGAGTAAGTAAACAAAAATACTTTATTAATGCTTTTTGGTATTTTTTTATAGGAATTTTGTTTGCGCCTATAATCATAGGTTTGGTGTTTTGTGTTATCGCTATGATTTTTTTGTTATGGCTTGGATAGAATTAGAAGAATTATCTAATGAAATTCCTCAAATTTTAGAACCATATAAAACTTATAAAGGCAATTTAATCTTGTAAAAACACTTTTTATAAGTGCAGGAATTTTAATTTTGGTGCTATATTTAGGAAGCTTTCTCTTGGAATTTTATTTTAAAGATGAAAGTTTTTTTGAAATTTATTCTACTGCTCAAATTTTGGTGACGGCTATTTCGTTGATTTTGGGTTTTATAGCTACGATTTTATTTTGCAAGAATACAAAAAAATGGATTTTAACTTTGTATTTTGTGTTAGGATTTTTTTCTATTTATGCGGTTTTTATTTTTGCTTTAATCATAGATTTATTTTCCTTGTATTTTTTTGTTCCTATCGGCGATGATTTTAGTATTCTTAGGGTATTATAGCTCCTATAAAATGCATTTTTGTTGTTTTATTTTTATTAAAACTAAGCAAGATAATTCATATTAATCTTTTTAAAATAGCCTCTTTATCTTTTATCGCATCCACATTACCTGAAATTTTTAATATCATTTATTTTTTTGAATTTGACTTTAAATCATATTCTAAAAACATCTTAGCTTTTATGTTTTATGCAGATATACTTTGTATCATCTTTTTCATCATCGCTGTATTTAAAATGAAAAAAGATAAAATGAGTTTTTAAGCAAGGAAATTCCTTGCTTGAAGTTAATCTTTTCTTGTTTTTGCATCCACTATAAATAAAGGTTTGTTAAGAAGTTTAAATTCACTTATGAAATTTAAAGTCTTATCGCTTGTTACCCATTTGATAAATTTGCTAGCCTCTGTGTAATTTACATTTT
The window above is part of the Campylobacter coli genome. Proteins encoded here:
- the pxpB gene encoding 5-oxoprolinase subunit PxpB, translating into MFSIHFSGSKAVLLRFKQEISPQINALVLSTEARIQKGINENEIYGIDELVSAYSSLLIYFNPCVLSLNSLLDFLEKIKKDIKITDKKSNLCIEVPLCYDEEFGLDLEFVCKYHNLSKEELINLHTKPYYLVFMLGFMAGFPYLGGLDERLFTPRLASPRTKIEAGSVGIADKQTGVYPISSPGGWQIIARTPLEFFNKEDEKNPTLLKAGMFLKFKAISKDEFYDIKEQVLKKVYQKEIYEYKSH
- a CDS encoding NRAMP family divalent metal transporter — its product is MINKTALLGAAFLMATSAIGPGFLTQTATFTGSLLASFGFVILVSIILDIGAQLNIWRIIGISGKRGTEVANMVLPNLGYFVAFLIALGGFFFNIGNIAGAGLGLNIVLGISVENAAIISAIIAIGIFIFKKAGELMDKFIVLAGFVMIILTAYVAFASKPPIGEALFRTFMPTQIDVISIVTLVGGTVGGYIVFSGAHRLIDAKLYGKENLNYINKAAVSGIIITGIMRVILFLAVLGVVSSGFILDKENPAGSVFHHALGDLGLKIFGIVLFLAAISSVIGAAYTSVSFIRSFHPWIEKYNRFVVIFFIIVSTLVFYILGKSPASILIIVGTINGWILPITLFIMIIAAHKKSIVGDYKHPKWMSAFGLLIVALMSYLSILSMIKLI
- a CDS encoding 5-oxoprolinase subunit PxpA; the protein is MFKVDLNSDLGESFGAYKMGMDEEILKFVSSANVACGFHAGDPCVMDKTLNLAKQNNVCIGAHPSYPDLLGFGRRNMQVSFEEAKNYALYQLGALFAFAKAKGMKIQHFKAHGALYNMAAIDENLALALCEAVASFDDGIIFLGLSNSAMNEAAKKKGLKYANEVFADRAYNDDGTLVSRKLEGAVITDEDLAIKRVIKMIKESKVTSINGKEVDLKADSICVHGDGIKALEFVKKIKENLTKEQIQIKALNDFIN
- a CDS encoding biotin-dependent carboxyltransferase family protein; translation: MSIKVIEASINSTIQDLGRKNYAKLGIARSGVMDELSLRIANILLGNKQDEAGLELCLKGGKYEFLDESYFVLSGAEFEAKLNNKKIQTCKVYQAKKGDVLELGLAKIGFRGYLCVAGGFKIKSFLNSKSSDVKMGVGIFNGKALQKDDVLELNNSFIPFNLSKRECENPVFQFAKEPTIRVVLGTNDDAFTQNGLNTFLNTSYKIGLKSDRMAIYAEAQAMIEHKNSADIISDPAVFGSIQVPKNGLPIILMAGRQSTGGYTKIASVIENDLPLLAQAKLGTNFKFENISMQNALELYKQKEERFKILDKKINLDFENLI